One window from the genome of Populus alba chromosome 15, ASM523922v2, whole genome shotgun sequence encodes:
- the LOC118050971 gene encoding mitogen-activated protein kinase 9, whose protein sequence is MLEVGGYKQKREIRTTFYMGGSGTLVDGIRRWFQRRSNHNNHDHINNINKTTSSDVSSSGCPQSSVNVKEGIKGTEEEQLTVIEDFDISDLKLIRVPKRIHFPPGSTMDLQKKGSAEADFFTEYGEASQYQVQEVIGKGSYGVVGSAIDSHTGERVAIKKINDVFEHVSDATRILREIKLLRLLRHPDIVEIKHIMLPPSRREFKDIYVVFELMESDLHQVIKANDDLTPEHYQFFLYQLLRGLKYIHTANVFHRDLKPKNILANADCKLKICDFGLARVSFNDAPSAILWTDYVATRWYRAPELCGSFFSKYTPAIDIWSIGCIFAEMLTGKPLFPGKNVVHQLDLMTDLLGTPPPESISKIRNEKARRYLSNMRKKPPVPFPQKFPNVDPLALRLLEGLLAFDPKDRPTAEEALANPYFNGLSNVECEPSTQPISKLEFEFERKKITKDDVRELIYREILEYHPQMLKEYLRGGEQTSFMYPSGVDRFKRQFAHLEEHYGKGERSTPLQRQHASLPRERVPAPKDETAAQSTDIERRTAPSVAKSLESPPGSQQADGSEDVTVAAQNGSSKPNYSNRSLLKSSSISASKCVVVKPKGDSEEIIEDASDEDVNDLSQKVATL, encoded by the exons ATGCTGGAAGTTGGTGGCTATAAACAAAAAAGGGAAATCAGGACAACGTTTTATATGGGTGGGAGTGGAACGCTAGTGGACGGTATTCGTCGATGGTTTCAACGCCGATCCAACCATAACAATCATGAtcacattaataatattaacaaaactaCTTCTTCTGATGTCAGTAGTAGTGGTTGTCCACAATCATCGGTAAATGTAAAGGAGGGAATAAAGGGGACAGAGGAAGAGCAGCTGACTGTGATTGAGGATTTTGATATTTCTGATCTTAAACTTATTAGAGTTCCTAAACGTATCCATTTCCCTCCTGGTTCTACCATGGATCTTCAGAAGAAG GGCTCGGCAGAGGCAGATTTCTTCACCGAGTATGGAGAGGCTAGTCAATACCAAGTACAAGAAGTCATTGGAAAAGGTAGTTATGGTGTTGTTGGCTCTGCAATTGACTCTCATACTGGAGAAAGGGTTGCAATCAAGAAgattaatgatgtttttgagCATGTTTCTGATGCCACACGTATTCTAAGAGAAATTAAACTCCTTCGGTTGCTTCGTCATCCTGATATTGTAGAAATAAAGCATATCATGCTTCCTCCTTCACGCAGGGAATTCAAAGATATCTATGTTGTTTTTGAGTTGATGGAATCTGACCTTCACCAAGTAATTAAGGCAAATGATGATCTTACACCTGAGcattatcaatttttcttgtacCAGCTTCTTCGTGGTCTTAAATATATACATACAG CAAATGTGTTTCATCGAGATTTAAAGCCAAAAAACATTCTTGCTAATGCCGACTGCAAACTGAAGATATGCGATTTTGGTCTTGCTAGAGTATCTTTCAATGATGCCCCATCAGCTATTCTTTGGACA GACTATGTAGCTACTAGATGGTATCGTGCTCCTGAACTCTGTGGCTCTTTTTTCTCCAAA TACACTCCTGCAATTGATATTTGGAGCATTGGATGTATATTTGCTGAAATGCTCACAGGAAAACCACTTTTTCCTGGTAAAAACGTGGTTCACCAATTGGATCTTATGACTGATTTGCTGGGCACTCCTCCTCCTGAATCTATTTCAAAG ATTCGAAATGAAAAGGCAAGGAGGTATCTTAGTAACATGCGGAAGAAACCACCAGTTCCATTCCCTCAAAAGTTCCCTAATGTAGATCCATTGGCTCTTCGCCTACTGGAGGGCCTGCTTGCATTTGATCCAAAAGATCGTCCGACAGCTGAAGAG GCTTTAGCAAATCCTTACTTTAATGGTTTGTCAAATGTTGAGTGTGAGCCCTCCACTCAACCTATTTCAAAATTGGAGTTTGAGTTTGAgaggaagaaaataacaaaagatgATGTAAGGGAACTGATTTACCGAGAG ATATTAGAGTATCATCCGCAGATGCTGAAGGAGTACCTTCGAGGTGGAGAGCAGACAAGCTTTATGTACCCAAG CGGTGTTGATCGATTCAAGCGACAATTTGCACATCTTGAGGAGCACTATGGTAAAGGGGAAAGAAGCACTCCACTCCAAAGACAGCATGCTTCCTTGCCTAG AGAGCGGGTTCCTGCTCCGAAGGATGAGACAGCAGCTCAAAGCACTGATATTGAGAGGCGAACTGCACCTTCTGTTGCAAAATCTCTTGAAAGTCCCCCAGGATCGCAGCAAGCAGATGGTTCAGAGGATGTGACAGTTGCAGCACAAAATGGATCTAGCAAGCCAAACTACAGTAACAGAAGCCTATTGAAGAGTTCCAGCATCAGTGCCTCCAAATGTGTGGTTGTGAAACCTAAAGGAGATTCAGAA